One Purpureocillium takamizusanense chromosome 1, complete sequence genomic window carries:
- a CDS encoding Proline--tRNA ligase (COG:J~EggNog:ENOG503NU59) yields the protein MLPLGLRVQQKIEGLLDKHMQSIGASRLSLSTVCSEELWKRSGRLERASSELFRLKDRRETPLLLSPTHEEEITTLVASAIKSYKDFPLRLYQTTRKYRDEMRPRHGLLRSREFIMKDLYTFDTSVESAIETYREVSEAYRAFFADLKLPILVAEASSGDMGGDYSHEYHLANPIGEDTVAVCNSCSYVANDEVAKALPPSADSSRSSLAAADLRVWRGITRDRRTLVNAWYPAQVGDSGEADVNIHAVKEAVPELDASISDPLRIFGSGSYADAPAASPLRVVNVVDARLEPSFSNLQPELPIIPTELDNKPWEQSSILRSPSGEALNLLHLADGDVCSRCKTGTLQVHRALELGHTFHLGTRYSVPLELHVSLPNTKGGPVPVQMGCHGIGVSRLFGAVAEHKADDRGLNWPRAIAPFEVVLIPTSGVTDETLAFYDSLAPGFDVVLDDRKESFGWKMQDADMIGYPVTVVLGKPWRERGVCEVQCRSLGVKENVAADEVPAYLAGLLAKL from the exons ATGTTGCCCCTTGGCCTACGAGTGCAGCAGAAGATTGAGGGCTTGCTGGACAAGCACATGCAGTCTATAG GTGCTTCGCGGCTTTCACTGTCAACGGTTTGCTCCGAGGAACTATGGAAAAGAAGTGGGCGCTTAGAGAGAGCCTCCTCTGAG CTGTTCCGCCTCAAGGACCGAAGGGAAACGCCTCTGCTACTCTCTCCTACCCACGAGGAAGAGATCACCACTCTAGTTGCGAGCGCAATCAAATCCTACAAGGACTTTCCGCTACGTCTGTACCAGACAA CCCGCAAGTACCGCGACGAGATGCGGCCTCGTCACGGGTTACTGCGCTCTCGCGAGTTCATTATGAAGGACCTGTACACGTTCGACACGTCTGTCGAGTCTGCCATTGAAACCTATCGAGAGGTGTCAGAAGCGTACCGTGCCTTCTTCGCTGACTTGAAGCTTCCGattctcgtcgccgaggcaaGTTCAGGAGATATGGGTGGCGACTACAGCCACGAGTACCACCTAGCCAACCCCATTGGAGAGGACACAGTCGCCGTGTGTAACAGCTGTAGCTACGTCGCCAATGATGAGGTTGccaaggcgctgccgccttcGGCAGACAGCTCAAGATCATCACTCGCCGCTGCAGACTTGCGCGTATGGCGTGGCATCACCAGAGACCGGCGGACCTTGGTCAACGCGTGGTATCCAGCGCAGGTGGGCGATTCGGGCGAGGCTGATGTCAACATCCATGCGGTCAAGGAGGCGGTTCCAGAGCTGGACGCGAGCATCAGTGACCCTCTTCGAATTTTCGGCAGCGGGTCTTATGCCGATGCACCCGCAGCCTCACCGTTGCGGGTGGTGAACGTGGTCGATGCAAGACTCGAGCCCAGCTTTTCCAATCTGCAACCAGAGCTTCCAATCATTCCAACCGAGTTGGACAACAAGCCATGGGAGCAATCGTCCATCCTGCGGTCGCCATCAGGAGAGGCTCTGAACCTTTTGCATCTCGCAGACGGAGACGTGTGCTCCCGCTGCAAGACCGGAACGCTGCAGGTCCACCGCGCCCTGGAACTTGGCCACACCTTTCACCTGGGTACACGGTACTCGGTGCCTCTAGAGTTGCACGTGTCGCTCCCCAACACCAAGGGAGGGCCCGTGCCGGTGCAGATGGGCTGCCACGGCATTGGCGTTTCGCGCTTGTTTGGTGCCGTGGCGGAACACAAGGCCGACGATCGCGGCCTCAACTGGCCGCGCGCCATCGCGCCCTTTGAGGTCGTCCTGATCCCAACGTCGGGCGTGACGGACGAGACGCTGGCGTTCTACGACTCACTGGCGCCTggcttcgacgtcgtcctcgacgaccgcaAGGAGTCGTTTGGCTGGAAGATGCAAGACGCCGACATGATCGGATACCCTGTCACCGTGGTCCTGGGCAAGCCCTGGCGGGAACGGGGCGTCTGCGAGGTGCAGTGCCGGAGCCTGGGCGTCAAGGAGAACGtggctgccgacgaggtgccgGCCTATCTCGCGGGATTGTTAGCCAAGCTGTAG
- a CDS encoding Proline--tRNA ligase (COG:J~BUSCO:EOG092655L0~EggNog:ENOG503NU59), which yields MSGARETINLDTLEPQQLAQVKKQLDEELEHLTSSFGQLHGAQNKFRDCLRCVNSRSAATAAQNSVLVPLTNSLYVRGELTDTESVLVDVGTGFLVEKKLKSAEQFYDGKVQELANNLKELEAIVSQKQANVRAVEEVLRQKLMAAQGSQA from the exons ATGTCCGGCGCCCGCGAGACGA TCAACCTCGACACCctcgagccgcagcagctcgcgcaggtcaagaagcagctcgacgaggagctcgagcacCTCACCTCGTCCTTTGGACAGCTACACGGCGCGCAGAACAAGTTCAGGGACTGCCTGCGCTGCGTCAAcagccgctccgccgccacagccG CGCAAAACTCGGTCCTGGTCCCCCTGACCAACTCCCTCTACGTCCGCGGCGAACTCACAGACACCGAGAGCGTGCTGGTGGACGTGGGCACGGGCTTTCTCGTCGAAAAG AAGTTGAAATCAGCCGAGCAATTCTACGATGGCAAGGTGCAGGAGCTCGCGAACAATCTGAAGGAGCTTGAGGCGATCGTATCACAAAAACAGGCCAACGTGAGGGCGGTAGAAGAAG TATTACGACAAAAGCTCATGGCTGCTCAGGGATCGCAGGCTTAG
- the ORC1 gene encoding Origin recognition complex, subunit 1 (EggNog:ENOG503NU0T~COG:L), translated as MTPQSLAKRAAAPQRRTRRPPPGISRDDSDDELGIDDLPWEWIYNVEAPERDGDDAHSERKRRKVSGSKIVGARMGTFECRVGDTVLLKADGSNEAWVAIVCEFIEDDGEGDKAANFMWFSTEKEIRNKNKKRNDFQWNELYLSPSWDVNPLASINGKATVMSLDAFRDKFPSGKIPRHYPEFGKTFVCRRGCNTRTATYTDEFVWEDVYKGGDDVFSLIDLVEKGTKAVRGRRKARSRSPQETAYVPPQTPTKSAGRAATTTPQSKRGPGSQKRGTGKKLEFTPLAMRKLSPSEVQSSPFQVARSRLHVSSVPTSLPCREGEFSLVYSHLEASITDGTGNCIYISGTPGTGKTATVREVIARLEDAVGADELDDFIFVEINGMKITDPHQSYTLLWEALKGQRASPSQALDGLEREFSNPSPRRTPCVVLMDELDQLVTKNQAVMYNFFNWPTLRHSRLIVLAVANTMDLPERTLSNKISSRLGLTRITFPGYTHEQLMRIIQSRLEGVPGNIVDPDAIQFASRKVAAVSGDARRALDICRRAVELAEGDVQGDPTTPSKSGAHDASRRGRVTIATIKKAINEATSNPVQQHLRGLPLTSKLLMAALLIRIRRTGLVETTFGETVDELQRATVHSSPTNPGMALILNSGLKGTPASGHRVVTRPSYVHTAALDLVAAGLINLEAHRAERSSKLRLAIADDEVKMALRDDGELKAMGIMV; from the exons ATGACACCCCAAAGCCTCGCCAAACGAGCTGCCGCGCCTCAAAGACGGACCAGACGGCCCCCTCCCGGCATCTCGCGCGATgactccgacgacgagctcggcatcgacgacctgcCGTGGGAGTGGATCTACAACGTCGAGGCGCCAGAgcgcgacggtgacgatgcgcaCAGCGAGCGCAAGAGAAGGAAGGTCTCGGGGAGCAAGATCGTCGGCGCACGCATGGGCACATTTGAATGCCGAGTCGGTGACACGGTGCTCCTCAAGGCGGACGGGTCCAATGAGGCCTGGGTCGCCATCGTCTGCGAGTtcatcgaggacgacggcgagggggaCAAGGCGGCCAATTTCATGTGGTTTTCCACCGAAAAGGAGATTCgcaacaagaacaagaagcgCAACGACTTTCAATGG AACGAGCTCTATCTTTCGCCCTCGTGGGACGTGAACCCCCTCGCGTCCATCAATGGCAAGGCGACAGTCATGTCCCTGGACGCATTCAGGGACAAGTTCCCTTCTGGCAAGATCCCGCGACATTATCCCGAGTTTGGTAAGACCTTCGTCTGTCGGCGGGGTTGCAACACCAGGACGGCAACCTACACGGACGAGTTCGTCTGGGAGGACGTCtacaagggcggcgacgacgtcttctCCCTGATCGATCTCGTGGAAAAGGGCACCAAGGCGGTCCGCGGCAGGAGGAAGGCGCGCAGCCGGTCGCCTCAGGAGACTGCGTATGTGCCACCGCAGACGCCAACCAAgtcggccgggcgggcggcgacaacgacgcctCAATCAAAGCGAGGGCCCGGCTCGCAAAAACG GGGCACCGGCAAGAAACTCGAGTTCACCCCGCTGGCGATGCGGAAGCTGTCCCCTAGCGAAGTCCAGTCGTCGCCCTTCCAAGTCGCCCGCTCGCGCCTCCACGTCTCCTCCGTGCCAACCAGTCTCCCgtgccgcgagggcgagttcTCGCTCGTCTACTCACACCTGGAAGCATCCATCACGGACGGCACCGGCAACTGCATCTACATATCCGGGACGCCGGGcacgggcaagacggccacgGTGCGCGAGGTCATCGcgcggctcgaggacgccgtgggcgccgacgagctcgacgacttcATCTTTGTCGAGATCAACGGCATGAAGATCACGGACCCCCACCAGTCGTATACTCTGCTATgggaggcgctcaagggcCAGCGCGCGAGCCCctcgcaggccctcgacgggctcgagCGCGAGTTTAGCAACCCGAGCCCGCGACGGACCCCCTGTGTCGTCCtcatggacgagctcgaccAGTTGGTCACCAAGAACCAGGCCGTCATGTACAACTTCTTCAACTGGCCCACGCTGCGGCACAGCCGCCTGATCGTGCTTGCTGTCGCGAACACCATGGATCTCCCTGAGCGCACATTGAGCAACAAAATCAGTAGTCGCTTAG GCCTCACCCGCATTACCTTTCCAGGATACACACATGAACAGCTCATGAGAATTATACAATCGCGGCTGGAAGGCGTCCCCGGCAATATCGTCGACCCAGATGCCATTCAGTTTGCAAGCCgcaaggtcgccgccgtgagcGGAGACGCCCGAAGGGCTCTCGACATCTGCCGGCGCGcagtcgagctcgccgagggcgacgtgcAAGGTGAccccacgacgccgagcaaGTCTGGGGCGCACGATgcgtctcgccgcggccgcgtcaCCATCGCGACAATCAAGAAAGCCATCAACGAGGCCACATCCAACCCcgtccagcagcacctcCGAGGCCTGCCGCTGACCTCGAAGCtgctgatggcggcgctgctgatTAGGATCCGCAGAACGGGCCTCGTGGAGACGACATTCGGTGAGACAGTAGACGAGCTTCAAAGAGCGACCGTCCACTCCTCGCCAACGAACCCGGGCATGGCCCTCATCCTGAACAGCGGCCTCAAGGGTACACCGGCGAGTGGCCACCGCGTCGTCACAAGGCCCAGCTATGTgcacacggcggcgctggacctAGTGGCGGCAGGCCTGATAAACCTGGAGGCCCATCGTGCGGAGCGCTCGAGTAAGCTGCGGCTGGCGattgccgacgacgaggtcaagatggcgctgcgcgacgatggcgaaCTCAAGGCCATGGGAATAATGGTGTGA
- a CDS encoding uncharacterized protein (EggNog:ENOG503PI0G), translating to MRRRQNVSSGALPNQGRRNRQTSSRPSSQAFETSTTGWAKLDKMKTAYAEMDSQRQASVATANQEYLGRAPKDPSLIHASLVIPGGNMLPQGLDDPEALNDIRAKHKVWIHRPKPNIFEICGRDIRQLQNAVKALNWKLHDMRLSSEALTTQFLAQKPSKEEHGVIVNVELDARPVVKALSDAPRSVLKTALDLSEQLRGSLLPSTDILRLMTTNLRMRVNFGRVQVRTRKKGLGNNMPYASFAEMVPQFSSRGGAGLQTRLRGVAHAATVLQRIVDPIVGLYHPREHSLSRRCTVMLEIGDHELMADAKLPAGEKTQLSIPTLVKPDARPRLNWTVVAPDMSLDWNFQVDSRESKATIPDSLLKLMQSIVLIPDKTGVDDGYSLCPPRLLAGHLGSDRIDKTTLKTSIIVPFRGTPFDIEVSVTKQWQGLRTVSNAETWWGLEFYCRGWDEAINNVSPGQSRKDWGAELERIWPGADQSLEERFTAFLEYIVEIQSALDDVNFRSR from the exons ATGAGGAGGCGCCAGAATGTTTCCTCGGGGGCGCTCCCAAATCAAGGCCGGCGCAATCGCCAGACATCCtcacggccgtcgtctcaGGCGTTTGAAACGAGCACGACAGGCTGGGCGAAGCTGGACAAGATGAAGACAGCCTACGCAGAAATGGACAGTCAACGCCAGGCCAGCGTGGCAACCGCCAACCAAGAGTATCTGGGCCGTGCCCCCAAGGACCCCTCCCTGATACAT GCCAGCCTGGTGATCCCGGGAGGCAACATGTTGCCGCAGGGTTTGGACGACCCGGAGGCGCTCAACGACATCCGGGCAAAGCACAAGGTGTGGATTCATCGGCCGAAACCAAACATCTTCGAGATCTGTGGCCGTGATATTCGCCAGCTACAGAATGCAGTGAAAGCACTGAACTGGAAGCTGCATGACATGAGGCTGTCAAGCGAGGCCTTGACCACGCAATTCCTGGCTCAGAAGCCTAGCAAGGAAGAGCACGGCGTGATTGTCAACGTTGAACTGGATGCGCGCCCGGTGGTAAAGGCTCTCAGCGACGCACCTCGCTCCGTCCTGAAAACCGCGCTGGACCTTTCCGAGCAGCTACGCGGTAGTCTCTTGCCGTCGACAGACATACTCCGGCTTATGACCACGAACCTCAGGATGAGAGTCAATTTCGGCCGCGTGCAAGTACGGACCAGAAAGAAGGGGCTGGGCAACAACATGCCTTATGCCAGCTTTGCCGAGATGGTTCCTCAATTCTCtagccgcggcggcgccggcctgcaaACTCGCCTGCGAGGTGTCGCGCACGCAGCCACGGTCCTACAGAGAATAGTCGACCCCATTGTCGGGCTGTATCACCCCAGGGAGCACTCGCTCTCTAGGCGCTGCACCGTCATGCTTGAAATTGGCGATCACGAGTTGATGGCAGATGCCAAGCTGCCGGCCGGGGAGAAGACACAGCTTTCGATTCCTACCCTCGTGAAGCCTGACGCCCGGCCGCGTCTCAACTGGACAGTGGTGGCGCCTGACAT GTCACTAGACTGGAACTTTCAGGTCGATTCACGAGAGTCCAAGGCCACCATTCCAGACAGCCTCCTGAAGCTGATGCAGAGCATCGTTCTGATCCCGGACAAGACTGGGGTGGATGATGGATACTCCCTCTGTCCACCACGCCTCTTGGCCGGGCACTTGGGATCCGACCGGATTGACAAGACTACGCTCAAAACCTCCATCATCGTGCCGTTCAGGGGTACTCCATTCGACATCGAGGTCAGCGTAACGAAGCAGTGGCAAGGACTGAGGACGGTCTCCAACGCGGAAACATGGTGGGGTCTGGAATTTTATTGTCGGGGCTGGGATGAGGCCATCAACAACGTCAGCCCTGGCCAAAGTCGGAAGGATTGGGGTGCGGAGCTGGAGAGAATCTGGCCAGGAGCCGACCAGAGCCTCGAGGAGCGGTTCACGGCGTTTCTCGAGTATATTGTCGAGATTCAGTCTGCACTGGACGACGTGAACTTTAGGTCGCGTTAG
- a CDS encoding Proline--tRNA ligase (COG:J~EggNog:ENOG503NU59): protein MIPPRTARLRACVLMRANPPVIVTRTFSQPPSVNRAAGPRSTLSRLWVPTGGVSAAEGESGHGKLVRAGFLRQSQSGIFQMLPLGLRVQQKIEGLLDKHMQSIGASRLSLSTVCSEELWKRSGRLERASSELFRLKDRRETPLLLSPTHEEEITTLVASAIKSYKDFPLRLYQTTRKYRDEMRPRHGLLRSREFIMKDLYTFDTSVESAIETYREVSEAYRAFFADLKLPILVAEASSGDMGGDYSHEYHLANPIGEDTVAVCNSCSYVANDEVAKALPPSADSSRSSLAAADLRVWRGITRDRRTLVNAWYPAQVGDSGEADVNIHAVKEAVPELDASISDPLRIFGSGSYADAPAASPLRVVNVVDARLEPSFSNLQPELPIIPTELDNKPWEQSSILRSPSGEALNLLHLADGDVCSRCKTGTLQVHRALELGHTFHLGTRYSVPLELHVSLPNTKGGPVPVQMGCHGIGVSRLFGAVAEHKADDRGLNWPRAIAPFEVVLIPTSGVTDETLAFYDSLAPGFDVVLDDRKESFGWKMQDADMIGYPVTVVLGKPWRERGVCEVQCRSLGVKENVAADEVPAYLAGLLAKL, encoded by the exons ATGATACCCCCCAGGACGGCCCGGCTCAGGGCCTGCGTCCTCATGAGAGCGAACCCtcccgtcatcgtcactcGGACTTTCTCACAACCACCATCCGTCAatcgcgccgccggcccaagGTCTACGCTGTCCAGGCTATGGGTACCCACGGGAGGCGTCTCTGCCGCCGAAGGCGAAT CGGGCCATGGAAAACTTGTCCGTGCCGGGTTTCTGCGCCAG TCTCAATCAGGCATCTTTCAGATGTTGCCCCTTGGCCTACGAGTGCAGCAGAAGATTGAGGGCTTGCTGGACAAGCACATGCAGTCTATAG GTGCTTCGCGGCTTTCACTGTCAACGGTTTGCTCCGAGGAACTATGGAAAAGAAGTGGGCGCTTAGAGAGAGCCTCCTCTGAG CTGTTCCGCCTCAAGGACCGAAGGGAAACGCCTCTGCTACTCTCTCCTACCCACGAGGAAGAGATCACCACTCTAGTTGCGAGCGCAATCAAATCCTACAAGGACTTTCCGCTACGTCTGTACCAGACAA CCCGCAAGTACCGCGACGAGATGCGGCCTCGTCACGGGTTACTGCGCTCTCGCGAGTTCATTATGAAGGACCTGTACACGTTCGACACGTCTGTCGAGTCTGCCATTGAAACCTATCGAGAGGTGTCAGAAGCGTACCGTGCCTTCTTCGCTGACTTGAAGCTTCCGattctcgtcgccgaggcaaGTTCAGGAGATATGGGTGGCGACTACAGCCACGAGTACCACCTAGCCAACCCCATTGGAGAGGACACAGTCGCCGTGTGTAACAGCTGTAGCTACGTCGCCAATGATGAGGTTGccaaggcgctgccgccttcGGCAGACAGCTCAAGATCATCACTCGCCGCTGCAGACTTGCGCGTATGGCGTGGCATCACCAGAGACCGGCGGACCTTGGTCAACGCGTGGTATCCAGCGCAGGTGGGCGATTCGGGCGAGGCTGATGTCAACATCCATGCGGTCAAGGAGGCGGTTCCAGAGCTGGACGCGAGCATCAGTGACCCTCTTCGAATTTTCGGCAGCGGGTCTTATGCCGATGCACCCGCAGCCTCACCGTTGCGGGTGGTGAACGTGGTCGATGCAAGACTCGAGCCCAGCTTTTCCAATCTGCAACCAGAGCTTCCAATCATTCCAACCGAGTTGGACAACAAGCCATGGGAGCAATCGTCCATCCTGCGGTCGCCATCAGGAGAGGCTCTGAACCTTTTGCATCTCGCAGACGGAGACGTGTGCTCCCGCTGCAAGACCGGAACGCTGCAGGTCCACCGCGCCCTGGAACTTGGCCACACCTTTCACCTGGGTACACGGTACTCGGTGCCTCTAGAGTTGCACGTGTCGCTCCCCAACACCAAGGGAGGGCCCGTGCCGGTGCAGATGGGCTGCCACGGCATTGGCGTTTCGCGCTTGTTTGGTGCCGTGGCGGAACACAAGGCCGACGATCGCGGCCTCAACTGGCCGCGCGCCATCGCGCCCTTTGAGGTCGTCCTGATCCCAACGTCGGGCGTGACGGACGAGACGCTGGCGTTCTACGACTCACTGGCGCCTggcttcgacgtcgtcctcgacgaccgcaAGGAGTCGTTTGGCTGGAAGATGCAAGACGCCGACATGATCGGATACCCTGTCACCGTGGTCCTGGGCAAGCCCTGGCGGGAACGGGGCGTCTGCGAGGTGCAGTGCCGGAGCCTGGGCGTCAAGGAGAACGtggctgccgacgaggtgccgGCCTATCTCGCGGGATTGTTAGCCAAGCTGTAG
- the MAK21 gene encoding RNA-binding ribosome biosynthesis protein mak21 (EggNog:ENOG503NUH0~COG:J~COG:K~BUSCO:EOG092612XD), which produces MPKLSKKAKGQRPPKEGPSSLNQDSLAQLTSRIDKSLGGGDHKRKQPPTAASDKQQPKRQRASADAPPRDVHGAGNDQAALLAEIKALGGDESDLELINGVDSDDETYAQDSKKPIDKALKEELAALSKELGFAALVPEEASDVDEGPDAEEEEDGDDHVDEDDDEEDEDEDDADEQVAPRKPGGMTFEPLADWHSAGLRSLPGPTTDQLGSFMSAVESLKQYAKSLLEQDAAKYRGSVFASSSHKFLSTIMSSGTLTDKVSALTLAIQESPVHNIRAFDALMNLASKKSRAQAIGAIGALVDLLGPGTLLPSDRRLKTFQSQPGLLGALQRNSVKSWDPSQRLPGRVTEAHLIAWAYEDWLKATYFKIIQLLEVWCSDEIEYSRMKAVDFVYGLLKEKPEQESNLLTLLVNKLGDRDRKIASRASYLLLQLQVSHPGMKPIIIRSIEQDILLHPSQDTRSKYYAINTLNQTILSSKEPAVAESLVRIYFDIFVTLLKTGSLGIGAQGNLDHRKETKPQSGKPNGTHKGKPPAKQGKPGSGKPSVPETEAADKLVSAVLTGVNRAAPFVGANDAIMENHLNTLFTIAHSANFNTGIQALLLIQHLSSARNLATDRFYRTLYESLLDPRLVTSSKQSLYLNLLLRALKNDVDVRRVKAFAKRMLQITGMHQPPFVCGLLYVISHLRQTFPDLSMLVEDPETSVFDDDDAKDQPQYDGRKRNPEHSNAHRSCLWELIPVQTHFHPSVSVFAAALLDKTRKMPKPDMESHSLIRFLDKFVYRNPKSTDSARGASIMQPLRATKDLGDIWLGSKGAGATSAPVNSAAFWNKKAQDVAAEDVFFHEYFQHMGKEPKEPKEKAKKETSGEGDEENDEDEIWEALVSAQPDVGDDGSDAGFDDLDELDMASSDDEDDSPALSLDSDMEDDSEDMLEGSEDDEGAGSDGLVAAVEDEDEGDGEAKDEAKDKKKSRRKMLKSLPMFASVDDYAEMLAGEEDGL; this is translated from the exons ATGCCCAAGCTGTCCAAGAAGGCCAAAGGGCAGCGCCCGCCCAAGGAGGGCCCGTCGAGCTTGAACCAGGACTCGCTCGCCCAGCTCACCTCCCGAATCGACAagagcctcggcggcggcgaccacaAGCGCAAgcagccgcccaccgccgcctcggacaagcagcagcccaaGCGGCAGCGCGCTTCCGCGGATGCGCCGCCCCGGGACGTGCATGGCGCCGGCAATGACCAagccgcgctgctggccgagatCAAGGCTCTGGGAGGGGACGAGTCGGACCTGGAGCTCATCAACGGGgtcgactcggacgacgagacgTACGCTCAGGACTCCAAGAAGCCAATTGACAAGGCGCTgaaggaggagctggccgccctGTCCAAAGAGCTTGGGTTCGCTGCCCTGGTTCCCGAGGAGGCGAGCGACGTGGATGAGGGACCCGACgcggaggaagaggaagacggagacgaccatgtcgacgaggatgatgatgaggaagacgaggacgaagatgacgCTGATGAGCAAGTTGCTCCCCGCAAACCCGGCGGCATG ACCTTTGAGCCGCTGGCGGACTGGCACTCGGCCGGTCTGCGTAGCCTTCCCGGCCCCACGACCGACCAGCTCGGCTCCTTCATGTCCGCCGTCGAATCTCTCAAGCAGTACGCCAAATCGCTACTGGAGCAGGATGCCGCCAAGTATCGGGGAAGCGTCttcgcatcctcgtcgcACAAGTTCTTGTCAACAATCATGTCTTCTGGTACGCTCACCGACAAAGTCTCGGCCCTGACGCTGGCGATTCAGGAGTCGCCCGTCCACAACATCCGAGCCTTTGACGCTCTCATGAATCTGGCTTCCAAAAAGAGCCGTGCGCAAGCCATTGGTGCAATTGGTGCTCTGGTCGATCTTCTCGGCCCGGGTACGCTTCTGCCCTCTGACCGCCGCCTCAAGACCTTCCAGAGCCAGCCCGGCTTGCTCGGTGCTCTCCAGCGGAACTCGGTCAAGTCCTGGGACCCCAGCCAGCGGTTGCCTGGAAGGGTCACGGAAGCCCACCTGATTGCCTGGGCGTACGAGGACTGGCTCAAGGCGACCTACTTCAAGATCATCCAACTGCTGGAGGTCTGGTGCTCGGACGAGATTGAGTACTCGCGCATGAAGGCCGTCGACTTTGTGTATGGTCTCCTCAAGGAGAAGCCAGAGCAAGAGTCGAACCTCTTGACGCTGCTCGTCAACAAGTTGGGCGACAGAGACCGCAAGATTGCCTCCCGAGCCTCCTACctcctgctgcagcttcAGGTCTCGCACCCGGGGATGAAGCCCATCATCATTCGCTCCATCGAACAGGATATTCTCCTTCACCCTTCACAAGACACACGATCCAAGTATTATGCCATCAACACTCTTAACCAAACGATCCTCAGCAGCAAggagcccgccgtcgccgagtcgCTAGTGCGCATCTACTTTGACATTTTCGTGACGCTTCTCAAGACCGGCAGCCTCGGGATTGGCGCGCAGGGCAATTTGGACCACCGAAAAGAGACCAAGCCTCAGAGTGGGAAGCCAAATGGAACGCACAAGGGGAAGCCTCCGGCCAAACAGGGCAAGCCGGGGTCTGGAAAGCCTTCGGTGCCTGAGACTGAGGCTGCTGATAAGCTGGTGTCTGCCGTCTTGACTGGCGTCAACCGAGCTGCGCCGTTTGTTGGTGCCAACGATGCCAT CATGGAGAACCATCTGAATACTCTCTTCACGATCGCGCACTCTGCAAACTTCAACACGGGCATCCAGGCCCTCCTCCTGATCCAGCACCtatcgtcggcgaggaatCTAGCCACGGACCGCTTCTACAGGACGCTCTACGAGTCTCTTCTGGACCCTCGACTGGTCACGTCGTCCAAGCAATCTCTCTACTTGAACTTGCTGCTCCGCGCATTGAAgaacgacgtcgacgtccgGAGAGTCAAGGCGTTTGCAAAGAGGATGCTGCAGATCACGGGGATGCACCAACCACCCTTCGTGTGCGGCCTGCTATACGTCATCTCACACCTCCGGCAGACTTTCCCCGACCTGTCAATGTTGGTGGAGGACCCCGAGACGTCTGTAtttgatgacgacgacgccaaggacCAGCCGCAATACGACGGGCGCAAGCGTAACCCAGAGCACAGCAACGCCCATCGTAGTTGCTTGTGGGAATTG ATTCCCGTCCAGACGCACTTCCACCCGTCGGTTAGCGTATTTGCGGCTGCGTTGCTGGACAAGACAAGGAAAATGCCTAAGCCGGACATGGAGAGCCATTCCCTGATCCGGTTCCTGGATAAATTTGTGTACAGGAATCCCAAGTCAACAGATTCGGCACGTGGCGCGTCCATCATGCAGCCGCTCCGGGCGACCAAGGACCTCGGCGACATTTGGCTGGGAAGCAAGGGTGCCGGCGCCACATCTGCGCCCGTCAACTCGGCTGCCTTCTGGAATAAGAAGGCTCAagacgtggcggccgaggatgtTTTCTTCCACGAATACTTCCAACACATGGGCAAGGAGCCCAAGGAGCCCAAAgaaaaggccaagaaggagacgtcgggcgagggcgacgaggagaatgacgaggacgagatcTGGGAGGCTCTCGTATCGGCGCAGCCTGATGTCGGGGACGATGGGTCCGACGCCGGATTCGATGAcctggacgagctcgacatggcctcttcggacgatgaggatgactCACCAGCTCTATCTCTGGATAGTGACATGGAAGATGACAGCGAGGACATGCTGGAAGGctccgaggacgacgaagGGGCGGGCTCAGACgggctcgtggcggcggtggaggacgaggatgagggcgacggggaggcaaaggacgaggcgaaggacaagaagaagtcCCGGCGGAAGATGCTCAAGTCGCTGCCAATGTTTGCGTCGGTGGACGACTATGCCGAgatgctggcgggcgaggaagacggatTGTAG